Genomic window (Apis cerana isolate GH-2021 linkage group LG1, AcerK_1.0, whole genome shotgun sequence):
atgaatagattaaatggaataaaatggaatgaaataataaaaatcaatattctttGCATTTCCTATTTGacaaataatatagtaaataatgatggtaatattagaaaattacaatcaattactattaaattatataattctaatataataataattctcattaAAACTTGtactatattcatatataataaatattatataaaataataaatattattaaaaaagaaatgaatgtaaaacttttgaaattaacttttaaacttaaaaatattttgatataatgtttctatattacacatctatattttataactgcacttttgtaaaaaaatcttaatagtatcctaattattattaacatttatatattattattaataattatatattatcattttatatattataattttttttcaatgctaaTGTGTTTTTAtactaaacaaataaattgagTTTCAAAAATGATTAACCATAACACAAATTCtacttttgtttattatgTTATGATTGCTATCGATGAttgtctttaaaaaaaaaattctttcgcaAATGTATCAtagttatttatgaaattgagCGTTTGTATGATGCATATTACAAAGTACTGAACATATCGTGAATATCACGATTATTTGATAATGTACGCAGTTCTATGTTCAATCAGCTGTTTAGGAAGCCTCATTCAGAAATTGGCATTGTGATAGTATTATTATgtcaaacatatatataaacattcataatatatattttttttagattatatttacttctatacgtgaaattaaatagatttattaagtgtatatatatatatgaatatatatatatatatatatatatatatatatcaaaatttaatataaataaatgaacttgaaaatataaatatcgatatattagagtaatttataatcattatattatattatattatcatttattgtattatatataattagattattatttataaaaaaaaatttataatattttaaaatctaaaataaaaatgagaacgaaaattcaaagaaaaaagttattattgataaaatgattatatttaaaagaagtaaagctaaaatattttatcattaaatatttacaactgACTCTTTTATCCATTTGTTTGTTCAGCAttacaaagaaaaagttaagtttttcaatgttttatttatctaatcataagatcacatttatttattaaaaaatttagacagTTTATatgatttctaatataatattctacaaTCTAATATCTACCAtatgcatattaattttttataaattcaaatggaAATTCATaaacgattattataaatgataaattaaggTTAACTCCTCACCTTATGAATTAACCCTTTTGATGTCAATGATGGCAGTATAAGAAGAATTGTAGTTTTTacgaaaaagaagtaaaacgAATGCGTAAAACGGATGATACACACCAAGTCTTTGTAGTATTCTGATAGATACCGTGGAGGGTACAATTGTATCCAGCGAGGGCGCTTTATAGGAAACCATCATCGCGCCGACTCCGAAAAGTCTGCAAATCCACTGTCAAACTACAACTCATGGAAGGGATGTCATCGATCGAACGCATATAAGGTCCATGCCCTGTAAGTAGCATCCccttactattttttatatcaagatGAATACATAGATACATTTGAATGGAGAACTtcggattaaaataatttataatgtcaGATTAATACAGTATTACTATTTATAgctatattacaattttatctagaatatattaattcttctatTAGTCTCtttgatatgaattttattgaatattacattttataattattaatatctaaatataattgaatttttaatcttttattttaatctgagATTTTGATTACCGAAAACAAgtagcaataatttttcttgattcttgatataaacgaataaaataatattaaaaaatatacacatatctTGAAAgcagtaaaataatatattaaatttaatttcgtaatctttaaaattttcgaaataatatttataatatataatctattcaaatatttaaaaatcatatctaTAAAgtgattacaaataaaaaaattaaatggtaaaatataatgaaatatatagacattaaatattttataaatatactaatcttgaattattaaaaataatttgtaaatcaatattttgtatataatttttcagtaaaaaaaattactttaagtcTTCATTATCTCGATCATAGCGTTTATATTGTGCgtcaagaataaaataaggaaaacAAATCATAGAAAAAGgatagatataagataaaaatattgaaatcagcgccatctgtagaatgatataaaataaaaaaaggagaacaaatataagaaaaagaataaagatacaGTTAAAGAATTGATCAATAGCGCTATCTTTTgagtgtttgaaaaatttgaattttgaaaagatagcttttcaaaataatataagatagaatGAGAATCTccatttcttgaatatttttgaaaagatgtttttaatattcaagaaataatgTTAACAATCAATTcttatctatttctatctctatatttttctcactATTTGCAATTGTAGAAATTCttcttatatgttttatttgaaacactCTGGAGATGGCattgatatcaatatttttattctatctttgtTCTTTTTGCACAGTTTGCTTtcctttatatttgttttataaaatttatacatttaagaaataacATCAATATCTgattttcgattcaatttttatatattttattttttatgtattttttatatatcttaatgatttcacattaaaatttaattttatttccaactataattaattgcaatttaattctatcaatttgaaaacaatattaaaatagtaaaagagcactgaaattatttagaaactattaaatattaataatattaattaaattttagatttattttatatcttgtttGTTATAAAAGTTGTTATAAAaggagtaataataatttaatttttgttcaaatattttcaactttcattaaaaagaaataaaattatatttattacatattaaacatgcaaatattacaataattcatttcagTCAACCCAAATAGATTTCCTtttcttgtaatatattattttttaatagaacacTTTATTCAATACTGTTCAATGCTGATGAGGAATTCTGttgttaaaatgaattttcacaTTGACATTAacaaaaatctgaaatttttaaaaataaattttaaaaataaacttataaatatatatattataattttatattcgtatatactCATTCTTTTTCGCCTTCAAGTTGATAATGATAACGTCGTAAAGCGGCTAAGCGTAATCTTTCAGTCTCCAATGCTTGTTCTAATTCCAATACACGTACTTGTGCTTCCATTTCCAATCGTTTGGCTTGATGTAAACGTAGTCCAGAAATATCTAAATcatctgtaaaatattaacaacattaattttgtattgaaaaaataaataaataaaaataaattttatataacaaaattaccaTTTTCTTCAATAAGTTGACTACAGTTTTTAGCAATTGCAACAACACTTCCTGTTGCTTGCGTGACATCTCTTGATGCTTCAGAAAGAGcagttaaattattactatttctaCTGGCTTTTACTCTACTTGCAACTACTAGTTGTGCTGTAGATGCAGCAATCCCTTGCGATGCAACTACTAATTGTTCAAATTTACCATTTCCAGCAACAACTTTATCAGCAGCTTCTctgcgaataataattaatttttcataaacaaataaaaattgcaataaactGTTTCTACTTACAGCAAGAGATTAGCACCCATTGCAACTGCTTTTGCTGCTGATATAAGTCCTTCAGACCATTGATGGTTACGTTTATAAAATTCCGTTGCAGAGGCAGTGccctaaaatttaaaataaactttttctttctgtttctCTGCAGGCACATATATACtgcaacatttatataaaacattatattgaatatttttacctttCCTTGTTCTACAATTTCTGCTTGCAACAATCGcgattttttaactaattttcttatacatttcattaattctgTACATGAATCTAGAATTTTCCCATTTACTTCTAATTTTAAACCTGAATCTGCTGCACGAGATTTCTCCAACATATCCTATTTTAAcggtgtaaaattaatttatagtataagaaagtgtataataaagtataataaatataaaatttagcaattattactaaaatatataagatattaaaatataaaacataattactTGTATTCTATTTGCAGCTTCTTCTATTGCTTTATCCATACTTAATAATTCCGTTTCTACTAAACTGCCGATAACTTCAACATTGCCTTGTATAGTAGATAATGTAGTAGCAATTTCGCATACTTTCTTGAAGTGTTGTTTTACTTCGTTGATTTGACCCATAGTCACTGGTGATTTATCTCTTATGTGATTAAACATAGATAATGATTGTAATCCTAGTTGTTTACATTCGTCAgtgaattctaaaatataataataaataaatatatatttttttaatttatttttaacatttgaaaCTTACTGTCACCTAATGCAATATCAATAGATGTATTGGATGTAGATTTagcatgaataatataaagtcCCAAAATATATGCAACATgtattgcatttttaattagCACTTTTCCATTTGTTGTATCACATATATAGCCAGTGTATGCAGCATCTAAAGCATctaatgatttcaaaataggatcttctaatttttcaagatattgaGGTGTACAAGTTAAATCAGATATTGCAGGATTATCAATAGTACTCAATGAATACTGCATAATATCTTCCGctttgaaaatacaatttactgaaataaaaattttttcttattagttaataatcataaattatttcttattattagataaaataaagcaCTTACATAACAATTCATGCAATGTAGTATCAGCATATGTATTCATTTCACTACGACATCGTTCAACTTCaacttctaatttttcaatttttaaatctaattcttCTTTCTGTGCTAATAAATCGTGTATATCCCCTTCTAAAGCCATTTTTTCAGaagttataaaatcatttttggcAATCAAAgcctaaaatattatatctttaccggaacgaaattaaaaaaaaatataaatataaactgaagaaaagaaagaaaggtatTAACCAAGTTTTCAGTTTTTGTATCATTCAATTGTTGTTTTACATCATCCAAATCGTGTTGAGCTTCAacggttttttttctttcttgttctGTTATAGCTTGGCCTTGTATTAATTCTTCAAGTCGACGTTCTGCTTCAGTTGTTCGTCGTTCAGATTGTTCTTGTGACATTTTCAACATTCCTAATTGCTTGTCTACTTCGACTTTCTATTACAAAAAAACATatctaaattcaaaatttattcaaaatttatattaagtattccacattatttttttaaaatttaaaataattttacctttctaattaaattgatatgttCATCTCTAAATTTTGCATAtgcatcttttaatttttgaaatttttcttgtaaaatcttatacttttctaaaaaaaaaagaaaaaaattacattatgtatatacttttataataataaataataacaacaacaacaacaacaataataatgcaaaaatataataaaacaaaaatggaaCATTCTAACCTTCGCTTTCATGAACTTTCATCATCATATCGGCTTTTTGcttaataaaatcttgattaatttgcttttcttgttcaatttcattacactacaaaattaaaataattatttattaaaatttataataaaattatactaacaaataattaaaatatttttactttaacaaGTAAATCTGATTTCAACTGAGTAACATGAATTTGAAGTTCTTCAACGATTCGTTGATGATCAGTTAATACACGATGTAATTCTTGTCTTTGATGATTGTTTTCTTGCTGCAAATGATCGATGAGACtttctctaaaataataaatgatcagatgtaacttttacattttaaataaatatcatatataattaatttctaagcATACCTTTCTGCTATTGCATCAGGTGAAATTGAACCATTTCGCGTAGAATCTAACTGATCACCTGATATTGAATTGGTATCAGAAGTATCAATAAGACTATCAACAACAACTTCAGAATCTAAAGATTCTTCTGGTGGTAATACTACTATTGGTGTAACATAAGTTCGTAATTCAGATTGTACTAAAAAGTTTGGTGGAttctaaaacaaatataagacataaaatataagacataa
Coding sequences:
- the LOC108002155 gene encoding huntingtin-interacting protein 1 isoform X3, translating into MTVSGQCRLAPLIPCVLDASQLYDYCVKILFKLHNTLPADTLAGHRDRFSKQFQELKKFYNTVKQRQYFKHLITIPTLPENPPNFLVQSELRTYVTPIVVLPPEESLDSEVVVDSLIDTSDTNSISGDQLDSTRNGSISPDAIAERESLIDHLQQENNHQRQELHRVLTDHQRIVEELQIHVTQLKSDLLVKCNEIEQEKQINQDFIKQKADMMMKVHESEEKYKILQEKFQKLKDAYAKFRDEHINLIRKKVEVDKQLGMLKMSQEQSERRTTEAERRLEELIQGQAITEQERKKTVEAQHDLDDVKQQLNDTKTENLALIAKNDFITSEKMALEGDIHDLLAQKEELDLKIEKLEVEVERCRSEMNTYADTTLHELLLNCIFKAEDIMQYSLSTIDNPAISDLTCTPQYLEKLEDPILKSLDALDAAYTGYICDTTNGKVLIKNAIHVAYILGLYIIHAKSTSNTSIDIALGDKFTDECKQLGLQSLSMFNHIRDKSPVTMGQINEVKQHFKKVCEIATTLSTIQGNVEVIGSLVETELLSMDKAIEEAANRIQDMLEKSRAADSGLKLEVNGKILDSCTELMKCIRKLVKKSRLLQAEIVEQGKGTASATEFYKRNHQWSEGLISAAKAVAMGANLLLEAADKVVAGNGKFEQLVVASQGIAASTAQLVVASRVKASRNSNNLTALSEASRDVTQATGSVVAIAKNCSQLIEENDDLDISGLRLHQAKRLEMEAQVRVLELEQALETERLRLAALRRYHYQLEGEKE
- the LOC108002155 gene encoding huntingtin-interacting protein 1 isoform X1, whose product is MTSVVPLTDKQLHQLSISIGKAVNPTETPVKEKHVRSAIIGTHQEKGGMVFWLYMLRQPLQENQIVAWKFCHVLHKILREGHEKVIPDSQRYRGRLEDLGKLWQHLREGYGPLIQLYIRLLITKLDFHKRNPRIPGNLQVTSEELKSIGENDINIYFQMSVEMFDYMDDILNLQRAVTTSLKNTPSNSMTVSGQCRLAPLIPCVLDASQLYDYCVKILFKLHNTLPADTLAGHRDRFSKQFQELKKFYNTVKQRQYFKHLITIPTLPENPPNFLVQSELRTYVTPIVVLPPEESLDSEVVVDSLIDTSDTNSISGDQLDSTRNGSISPDAIAERESLIDHLQQENNHQRQELHRVLTDHQRIVEELQIHVTQLKSDLLVKCNEIEQEKQINQDFIKQKADMMMKVHESEEKYKILQEKFQKLKDAYAKFRDEHINLIRKKVEVDKQLGMLKMSQEQSERRTTEAERRLEELIQGQAITEQERKKTVEAQHDLDDVKQQLNDTKTENLALIAKNDFITSEKMALEGDIHDLLAQKEELDLKIEKLEVEVERCRSEMNTYADTTLHELLLNCIFKAEDIMQYSLSTIDNPAISDLTCTPQYLEKLEDPILKSLDALDAAYTGYICDTTNGKVLIKNAIHVAYILGLYIIHAKSTSNTSIDIALGDKFTDECKQLGLQSLSMFNHIRDKSPVTMGQINEVKQHFKKVCEIATTLSTIQGNVEVIGSLVETELLSMDKAIEEAANRIQDMLEKSRAADSGLKLEVNGKILDSCTELMKCIRKLVKKSRLLQAEIVEQGKGTASATEFYKRNHQWSEGLISAAKAVAMGANLLLEAADKVVAGNGKFEQLVVASQGIAASTAQLVVASRVKASRNSNNLTALSEASRDVTQATGSVVAIAKNCSQLIEENDDLDISGLRLHQAKRLEMEAQVRVLELEQALETERLRLAALRRYHYQLEGEKE
- the LOC108002155 gene encoding huntingtin-interacting protein 1 isoform X2; the encoded protein is MTSVVPLTDKQLHQLSISIGKAVNPTETPVKEKHVRSAIIGTHQEKGGMVFWLYMLRQPLQENQIVAWKFCHVLHKILREGHEKVIPDSQRYRGRLEDLGKLWQHLREGYGPLIQLYIRLLITKLDFHKRNPRIPGNLQVTSEELKSIGENDINIYFQMSVEMFDYMDDILNLQRAVTTSLKNTPSNSMTVSGQCRLAPLIPCVLDASQLYDYCVKILFKLHNTLPADTLAGHRDRFSKQFQELKKFYNTVKQRQYFKHLITIPTLPENPPNFLVQSELRTYVTPIVVLPPEESLDSEVVVDSLIDTSDTNSISGDQLDSTRNGSISPDAIAERESLIDHLQQENNHQRQELHRVLTDHQRIVEELQIHVTQLKSDLLVKCNEIEQEKQINQDFIKQKADMMMKVHESEEKYKILQEKFQKLKDAYAKFRDEHINLIRKKVEVDKQLGMLKMSQEQSERRTTEAERRLEELIQGQAITEQERKKTVEAQHDLDDVKQQLNDTKTENLALIAKNDFITSEKMALEGDIHDLLAQKEELDLKIEKLEVEVERCRSEMNTYADTTLHELLLNCIFKAEDIMQYSLSTIDNPAISDLTCTPQYLEKLEDPILKSLDALDAAYTGYICDTTNGKVLIKNAIHVAYILGLYIIHAKSTSNTSIDIALEFTDECKQLGLQSLSMFNHIRDKSPVTMGQINEVKQHFKKVCEIATTLSTIQGNVEVIGSLVETELLSMDKAIEEAANRIQDMLEKSRAADSGLKLEVNGKILDSCTELMKCIRKLVKKSRLLQAEIVEQGKGTASATEFYKRNHQWSEGLISAAKAVAMGANLLLEAADKVVAGNGKFEQLVVASQGIAASTAQLVVASRVKASRNSNNLTALSEASRDVTQATGSVVAIAKNCSQLIEENDDLDISGLRLHQAKRLEMEAQVRVLELEQALETERLRLAALRRYHYQLEGEKE